A genomic segment from Kallotenue papyrolyticum encodes:
- a CDS encoding DnaD domain-containing protein, with the protein MTFTGFSTDDPIKLPRELFTEIVPAITQPAELKVTLHFFYLLRQSRRRPRMVEWSELRDDTMLTRSLRAIAPLRPTDEVLIDGLAAAVRRGTLLHAAIPEGPRVGNWYLANTERNRVWIARMVEGDISWTPGPAAPVARPGIFALYEQNIGVLTPLLAEELKEAQERYPAGWIEDAIREAVRANKRAWRYVRAVLERWARDGRGDQPTSASDDPERYISGQLSNLIRY; encoded by the coding sequence ATGACCTTCACCGGCTTTTCCACCGACGATCCGATCAAGCTTCCGCGCGAGCTGTTCACCGAGATCGTGCCGGCGATCACGCAGCCTGCCGAGCTGAAGGTCACGCTGCACTTTTTCTATCTGCTGCGTCAGAGCCGGCGCCGTCCGCGCATGGTGGAGTGGAGCGAGCTGCGCGACGACACCATGCTGACGCGCTCGCTGCGGGCGATCGCCCCGCTGCGTCCGACCGACGAGGTGCTGATCGATGGGCTGGCCGCCGCCGTACGCCGCGGCACGCTGTTGCATGCCGCCATTCCGGAAGGGCCGCGCGTGGGCAACTGGTATCTGGCCAACACCGAACGCAACCGCGTCTGGATCGCGCGCATGGTCGAGGGCGACATCTCCTGGACGCCAGGACCAGCAGCGCCCGTCGCGCGGCCCGGCATCTTCGCGCTCTATGAGCAGAACATCGGCGTGCTGACGCCGCTGCTGGCCGAGGAGCTGAAGGAAGCGCAGGAACGCTACCCCGCCGGCTGGATCGAGGACGCGATCCGCGAAGCGGTGCGCGCCAACAAGCGCGCCTGGCGCTACGTTCGCGCTGTGCTGGAACGCTGGGCGCGCGATGGCCGTGGCGATCAGCCGACGAGCGCCAGCGACGATCCCGAGCGCTACATCAGCGGCCAGTTGTCCAACCTGATTCGCTACTAG
- a CDS encoding PTS sugar transporter subunit IIA, whose product MSQPSSLQIVIEQESLTISDQFIVLGAQPFDDLHAIRLLGTRLEQSGYVRRTFTAAVVERERVLPTGIALGEINLAVPHADAYFAHRSALALATLRRPVPFHNMDHTDQRVPVQIVCLPVVANLRAFSGVLATVLKVLQRPELLKTLCAARQPYDVLRALSEAFSAVA is encoded by the coding sequence ATGTCTCAGCCCAGCAGCCTTCAGATCGTAATCGAACAGGAGTCGTTGACGATCAGCGACCAGTTTATTGTGCTTGGCGCGCAGCCCTTCGACGATCTGCATGCCATTCGCCTGCTGGGGACCCGCCTCGAGCAGAGCGGCTATGTGCGCCGCACGTTTACGGCGGCGGTCGTCGAACGCGAACGCGTGTTGCCGACCGGGATCGCGCTGGGCGAGATCAATCTGGCCGTGCCGCACGCGGATGCCTACTTTGCCCATCGCTCGGCGCTGGCCCTCGCGACGCTGCGCCGACCGGTGCCCTTCCACAACATGGACCACACCGATCAACGCGTGCCGGTGCAGATCGTCTGTCTGCCGGTCGTCGCCAATCTGCGCGCTTTCAGTGGCGTGCTGGCGACGGTGCTCAAGGTGCTGCAACGCCCTGAGCTGCTCAAGACGCTCTGCGCGGCGCGCCAACCGTACGATGTGCTCCGCGCGTTGAGCGAGGCCTTCAGCGCGGTGGCCTGA
- a CDS encoding ATP-binding protein, protein MEPIRDLLGQLRFNATPGASAPSAPSCPRCGGTGFLRYDVPYGDPRFGQLVPCGCKTQEIAARRADKYRELSRMGLLADKRFETFRLDRGVSAFNRDALQVALRIAERYAAAPQGWLVLTGPSGCGKSHLAAAIANAILARNEGALWVFVPDFLDHLRTTFSPSSDISYDELFATVRDAPVLILDDLGAHSSSPWAEEKLYQVLAHRYDARLPTVITTSRLIDSFEGRIRSRLLDGELSRVVAVVGYASEVVNRLMSLSYDLIRRMTFENFNPQPYSEEEARRHRYNLAQVLGIVQNYVRDAQQRKWLVLMGVHGCGKTHLTAAMANERLSRGLPTLFINTPDLLDALRATFGGEGVGAYDKVFYEVRATPFLILDDFGAHSATPWAKEKLYQILNYRYNAQLATVITTNQTLEEIDPPLQSRMSDQEYCGVIAVLAPDYRKTRGALWKLRQR, encoded by the coding sequence ATGGAACCGATCCGCGATCTGCTTGGCCAGTTGCGCTTCAACGCCACCCCGGGCGCGTCCGCGCCGAGCGCGCCGTCCTGCCCGCGCTGTGGCGGCACCGGCTTTCTACGTTACGACGTGCCCTATGGCGATCCGCGCTTCGGCCAATTGGTGCCCTGCGGCTGCAAAACGCAGGAGATCGCTGCGCGGCGCGCCGATAAGTATCGCGAACTGTCGCGCATGGGGCTGCTGGCCGACAAGCGCTTCGAGACCTTCCGCCTGGACCGCGGCGTGAGCGCCTTTAACCGCGACGCGCTGCAGGTGGCCCTGCGCATCGCCGAGCGCTATGCCGCCGCGCCGCAGGGCTGGCTGGTGCTGACCGGACCGAGCGGCTGCGGGAAATCGCACTTGGCCGCCGCGATCGCCAACGCGATCCTGGCGCGCAACGAAGGTGCGCTATGGGTGTTTGTCCCCGACTTTCTGGATCACCTGCGCACCACCTTCAGCCCTAGCAGCGACATCTCCTACGACGAGCTGTTCGCCACGGTGCGCGACGCGCCGGTGCTGATCCTCGACGATCTAGGCGCGCACTCGTCCAGCCCCTGGGCCGAAGAGAAGCTCTACCAGGTGCTGGCCCACCGCTACGATGCGCGCCTGCCCACGGTGATCACCACCAGCCGGCTGATCGACAGCTTCGAGGGGCGCATCCGTTCGCGGCTGCTCGATGGGGAGCTCAGCCGCGTCGTGGCGGTGGTCGGCTATGCCTCGGAGGTGGTCAACCGCCTGATGAGCCTGAGCTACGATCTGATCCGGCGCATGACCTTCGAGAACTTCAACCCGCAGCCCTACAGCGAGGAAGAAGCGCGCCGCCACCGCTACAATCTGGCGCAAGTGCTGGGCATTGTGCAAAACTACGTGCGCGATGCGCAGCAGCGCAAGTGGCTGGTGCTGATGGGCGTGCACGGCTGCGGCAAGACCCACCTGACGGCGGCGATGGCCAACGAGCGCCTGTCGCGCGGCCTGCCAACGCTGTTTATCAACACGCCCGATCTGCTGGATGCGCTGCGCGCCACCTTCGGCGGCGAGGGTGTCGGCGCCTACGATAAGGTCTTCTATGAGGTACGCGCCACGCCGTTCCTGATTCTGGACGACTTCGGCGCGCATTCGGCGACACCGTGGGCCAAGGAAAAGCTGTACCAGATCCTCAACTACCGCTACAATGCGCAACTGGCGACGGTGATCACCACCAACCAGACGCTGGAGGAGATCGATCCGCCGCTGCAGTCGCGCATGAGCGATCAGGAGTACTGTGGCGTGATCGCCGTGCTGGCGCCGGACTACCGCAAAACGCGCGGCGCGCTGTGGAAGCTGCGCCAGCGCTGA